In the Actinomycetota bacterium genome, one interval contains:
- a CDS encoding ribbon-helix-helix domain-containing protein, with protein MSGTKNPVYLDADLLARLEGLADEAGVDRDAYVEDALRRYLAGRDLVALQREVSSRADLAFDDALELVYAERDAARAERASGEAGSQPR; from the coding sequence ACGAAGAACCCCGTCTACCTGGACGCTGATCTGTTGGCGCGTCTCGAGGGGTTGGCTGACGAGGCCGGGGTCGATCGGGACGCCTACGTCGAGGACGCGTTGCGCCGCTACCTGGCGGGCCGGGATCTGGTTGCGCTGCAGCGCGAGGTTAGCTCCCGAGCCGACCTCGCGTTCGACGATGCGCTCGAGCTGGTCTACGCCGAGCGAGATGCCGCACGAGCCGAGCGCGCATCCGGTGAGGCGGGTTCGCAGCCTCGGTGA